Part of the Priestia megaterium genome, ACAATTAGTCAGGTATCAGATCAAACAGGCTTATCAATTCATACTTTGCGATATTATGAAAAAGAAGGTATTACTCCGATTATTAAGCGAAATGAAAGTGGCAGACGTATTTATGAAGCTAAAGATATTGAATGGCTTAAATATATTTGCTGTTTCCGAGCAACGGGTATGACCATTGCTGATTTAAAAGAATTTGTAGCTCTTGTAATGCGGGGTGATGAAACAATTGATCAACGAATATCAATGCTTAAAAAACAAAATGAAAACATAAATTCAAAAATAAATCAATTGATGTCTTATCAAGCAATGATTGACCATAAAATTAACTGGTACAGCAAGGATATAGGTCATAGTAAAGTTTGTCCTAGAGAAGGAAGTATTGAGAATCGAATGAATTCAGAGTAAAAATATTAATTAAAATTATTTATTGTTTTTCCACTTTCATTCTTTTATCCTTCCATGAAAATTGTTACTTCGTTATAAAACCTGATATTACATCATTCTAGGTAGCATAAAGATAGATATAAGAAAAGCCCCCAAATTTATGAGGACTAATAGAATCTTTCTTGTATATCCTTTCAATTGGAAGGGATTCTCATTAACTTAAAAGTGATAATGTTTAATAGAATACTTCAATTAGGAATCCTTCAGGTGACTCTACATAAAAGGTATAACGATGTAATTGTTTTGGCGGTTCTACGTTAAATCCTCCTTCTTTCAATCTTTGATTGATTTTGTTTACCTCCTCTTCATTTTTCTGAGAGAATCCAATATGGAAACTTTTTGGATAATGGACTTCATTACCCTTCATTAAAGTAAGCACAAAATCATCATTATCCAACATTACTGCAAAGCCTTTTCCTTTGCTTGACTTACATGTTAAACCAAAATAGGTTTCCAAAAAAATCTGAGTAGCCGGTACGTCTGTAACAGTTAGATTGAGGTGATTAATTTTCATTTTTTGATCCTTTCTTAAGTCAGTATATTAAACTGTTCTAATCAATAAACGTTTTATATTTACCTTATATTTTATATAAATATTTAATCTTTATTATCCATCAAGAGATGTATCTTCTCAGTCGATTTTTACTACTAAAGTCTAAAAAATCATTTTCAATACTTTTAAGGTGCTTAATTTCGTTAGCAAAATAAAAAGCAACCTCCGGTCGTCGGTAGAGGTTGCCTTTTGAACATCATCATTATGGAATTACATATTAACATTTTTTTCTAAAAAAAGCTATCTCTACGGGGATATTGCATATGTATAAAATGTGCGCTTTTTATACATTCTCGTTTCCTTCAGCTGTCCGAAGAACGTAGTCATATCAACGATGTATAAAAAGCTGCATAAAGGAGAAACAAGGCTCCATCGAGAACCCTTTTCCCAATAGGGGTTCTCTTTTTTATGTGTGTTCCGGAAAGAGGTATTATGTCAACTAACTTTGTATAGGATATACAGTCTAAAAACAGAAAAAAACTACTGGACCTTATCAGTAGTTTTTTCTAACATAAAACGAATTACACCAAGTTGATACCTTGCGGCGTCTTATGTAGTTTGCTTAAAATATAGAATTTTACTCGTTATGGACAATTCACCTAAAAATATGTCAATGAATATAGCGTAGTTAGCATTTTTAGAGTCATCCGTCTTTCTAAAAATAGACCTTCTTTCAAAATTTTAATCACTAAAAAACATTGGCTAAGCTTAAGTCAATGTTTTTTTATGTAGAAATATATATAACTCCCCAACACAGAATTAATTAATCCATGTTGAGGAGCTTTTTAATTAATAGTGCTTTTTATTTTTACAGCAGCAATCATGTTTTTTATCTTTATCTTTATTTTTATTGTCTTTTTTATAACAAGGATCGTCGTAATAATAGTAATAGCAGCATTTTTTATAATATTTCTTCTTATTTTTTGAGGAGTCAGAATCATAATCATTTTTCCAATAGCCCATTAGATTCACCTCTTTATAAAGATTTCGCCTTACAATATAGCATATGCTTGTCCTATTTAAATGGTGAAAAAATAAGGTCTTTTTGTATGTTTGTCTATTTTAAAATTTTTTCAGTATATTTTATACACTTTAAAAAGAGAAAAAGCCACTTACAGTATGTTAGCTAAGAATGCATACAGTTGAGTAGCTTGCTCAAATGATAAAAAAGTATTCAATTTAGGCAAGTTACCTAACAGAGAATGAAAACATATAGTGTAGTTAGAATGCTTTCAGCTCTGAATCCGTATCTTTTTGGCCTTCTTTTTACGCCTCCCTGATCTATAAATTCAAAAAGCTCTTAGAATAAATTATTCTAAGAGCTTTTCCGATAAAAAACATTATGTTAACTAAACATGTATACGATATACAGCATAAAAAGAGAAAAAACTACTGGACATTATCAGTAGTTTTTTCATCCACCTACATACATTTGTTGTTAGGACGATGTTTGTGACATCTTGAATAGTGTGCTCAAATTATAGAATGTTATTCATTAGTTGTTATATGACAATGAATTACGTATTTCACAGGAGTAGTTAACGTGCATAAAATGAGATTGTGATATTCAACTATATTTGAAAGGATGTAATTATTATGTATCCTCCTTACGCTACGTCATACTATCTCAAACAAGAAACGTTATCGAGGGTTAACCCATGGGTACAATATGGGTTAAATGAAGCTCAAAAAACATCGATTCCTCATGCTATGATGGAAGTAGCAGCTATTACTTATCTGATGGGTAAAGGATATGATCCAAGAACAGCACGTCAAATTGTCGAATCATGGGAAGTTAATGAAATGTTTTATCTGTGATAAGTGAATAGATAAATGAATATGTTAAGAAGCTTGTTCAATTCAACAAGCTTCTTGTTTCCTAGAATTTTGATTATGTTAACTAATAATGTATACCATATACAGCTTAAAAAAGGAAAAAACCTACTGGACAGAGATCAGTAGGTTTTTTCTGTTTAGAGAAACGAATAAGGGTTCGAAAGTAGTCGATGCCTCCCGGCGTCTTGAGTAGTTTGCTCAAGTTATAAAAATTTACCCTAATTTGCGTTTAAATTCTTTACTGGCGAAGAAGTAAGCGATGACCATGATACCGACGCACCAGGCAAGTGCGATCCAGATATCGTTGCCAACAGACCCATTATACAAGAGTGCACGAATCGTATTCACGATTGAAGTCACGGGCTGGTTCTCAGCAAATGCACGAACAATTTTAGGCATCGTTTCAGTGGGAACAAAGGCGGAACTGATAAAAGGTAGGAAAATCAGTGGGTACGAGTAGCCTGTGGCCCCTTCCATAGATCTCGCTGTCAACCCTGGAATAACAGCCAGCCATGTTAGGGCTAGCGTAAACAGCCCGAGTATCCCGGCTACCGCCAGCCAATCCAGGATATCAGCGCTAGAACGAAAACCCATCAGGAGCGCAACGAGGATAACTACCACGATAGTAAGCGCATTAGAAACAAGGGATGTCAACACGTGAGCCCATAATACGGAAGAACGTTTAATAGGCATTGTAATGAAACGCGCCATCAGTCCACTTTTTACATCCGTAAACAGTCGCACGGAAGTATAAGCGACGCCGGATGCGATAGCCATCAGCAAGATTCCCGGTAATAAATAATTGACGTAATTGTCTGTTCCTGTATTTATGGCGCCACCAAATACGTAGACAAACAGTAACATCATCATAATCGGCGTAATTGCCACCGTAATAATCGTATCCGGACTGCGCATGATGTTGCGCATCAAACGCTCTAGTAATACACCTGTTTTGTTTTTCATTTAGCTCTCCTCCTTTTTGCCGATGATTGAGAGGAAGATTTCCTCCAATGTTGGCTGCTTCTCAATGTATTCCACTTTTGCTGGGGGGAACATCTCTTTGAGTTCGGTAAGAGTACCGGTCTTGATGATTTTTCCGCCATGTAGGATGGCTATACGGTCTGCCAATTGTTCAGCTTCCTCCAAATATTGAGTTGTGAGCAAGATGGTCGTACCGCCGCCAGCAAGCTCTTTGACGGTGTTCCAGACTTCAATCCGGGCTTCCGGATCAAGTCCTGTCGTGGGTTCGTCGAGAAAAATGACTGCTGGCGCCCCAATCAGACTCATAGCTATGTCAAGACGGCGCTTCATCCCGCCAGAATATTGATCCGCCCGGCGGTTGGCTGCGTCGGTCAGGCTGAATCTTGCAAGTAGATTGTCAGCTACTTGATAGGGATTAGATACCCCTCGCAACTTGGCGATCATTATCAGGTTTTCTTTCCCAGTGAGCATGCCGTCTAAAGCTGCGAACTGCCCCGTTAGGCTGATGCTCTGGCGAACGTCAGCCGATTGACGCTGGACGTCAAAGCCGTAAATACTTACTTCGCCGTTATCGGCCTTCATCAGTGTTGAGAGAATGTTGACTGTCGTCGTCTTGCCTGCTCCATTTGAACCCAGCAGTGCGAAAATTTCACCACGATGCACCTCAAAATCTACTCCTTTTAAAACTTCTTTGTCTTTAAAAGATTTTTTTAACCCTTTTACAGAAATAGCTTCATTCTTCATACGTTTTTCCTCCTTATAAAAAGCTCCACAAGTCTGCTTACCAGAGCTGTAATTATCCAGCTGAGCGCCTTGCGGAGCTAGATTCCCTATACTCTACTATTTAGTCTGACTTATAATCTGTATAACTTAGTACTGAGTTAAAAAAATAACTGAATAGCGAAAGTGACAATCCACATTTGTAACTAGCTATTCAGTCGGTATTACTGATTGAATTTATTTTTCCCTAATCGTTCCATGATACTCTGATTCAAATCTTCACGATACTTGGCCATATAGGTCCTAGCATTTGCCACTAGTTCATCAGCAAAGGAAGCCACGTCGTCCCCAGTGATTTCTAGCACTTGTCTACCTTCTGCAGCACCTGCTTCAAATAACTCAATTAATTCATACTGCATGTGTAACATATCCATCCCGTTTCCAGATGAGAAATTCCACATGTAGTTTTGAATTTTCTTAAATACAAACTGGTAGTCCTTTGGCAGGTCTTCAACCCGTGCCATCATCATTTTATACTCTTTTTTATCACCAATCATTTTTTTGAATATTTCTATCATGTCATTTTTCCTCCTTTTTTATAAAGCTTAATAAGATCCTCTAAAAATATCCGATGTACTATCTTATGAAGCTAGTTTGACTTCAAGACGTTGATTTTTGATGATACAAAATCCCACCTTTTCCAAAACAACTCAAGTTCCTTACGCCCAGCCTCATTAAGTGAGTAAAACTTGCGGGGTGGGCCCATATCTGATGGTTTTTTTTCTATGTTCACCAGTTTTTTCTTTTCTAATCGTACGAGAATAGTGTAGACCGTTCCTTCTACGACCTCGGTAAACCCAAGCTCGTTCAGGCGGCGTGTAATCTCGTAGCCATAGGTTTCATGGCGGCTGATAATTTCTAACACACAGCCTTCCAGCGAACCCTTCAGCATTTCAGTTAAATTTTCGATGTTCAGAACCTCCTCTATTTTGTCTGACTTATATTCAGTATAACTTAGTACCGAAGCGAATTTTCACTTAATAACTTTTTGAAAATCATGCTATTAAGTAATACTTATTATATGTATATTGTATTACTGAGTACCGGGTATTACAACTATTTTTTAAAAAATATTTTTAAAGCCAGCTATCTCCATGGAATATAGCCAATTTTCTTTATAGAGACGTACTGTCAGAGAATATTTTCTCAGTACAAGAACAGATGGGTTGAAAATCTTATGAATACTGAGAAAATCCATTATGTTAACTACATATGTATACGATATACAGCTTAAAAACAGAAATACCACCCCATGAGATTAAGGTAGTTTTCCTGTAACGCAATCATATTTTTTTGATTATTCAATTCATCTGGAGTAGTTTGTTCTAATCAATGCTCTTTATTCATGGCTAAAAACTATTTATTACATATGTCCAAACTTCTTATCATATATTTTCAAAGGATTTTTCGCTTGGAGATGATGGGAGGCATTTAGATGTATGAACATGATTTTATATTTAAGACAGTATACGATTTAAACAGTAAGGAAATTAAATATGATAAATGAGTTTTTAGAAAAGAAAGAAAAACCTTAGTCAATATTCAAAATAATAAACTTTAACTTTTCCAACAAAGAATGAATAGCGTATACAGCCTAAAAACAGAAAAAACTCTCGGGGGTCTGTCCTATGGTCAGTAGTTTTTTCATAATATATATAAAATAAATTATTAGGATAAAAAAAGCCAAGAAAACTTGGCTTAGAAAATTATTACTTTTTAAAATTAATAAATAGCAATCGTAAAAGAAATCGTAATAGGGAATCTCGGCGAGAATTACAGCAATCACGATCGCAACAACAATCACGATCGCAACAACAATCACGATCGCAACAACAATCACGATCGCAACAACAATCACAATCGCAACAACAATCACAATCGCAACAACAATCACAATCGCAACAACAATCACAATCGCAACAACAATCACAATCGCAACAACAATCACAATCGCAACAACAATCACAATCGCAACAACAATCACAATCGCAACAGCAATCACAATCGCAACAGCAAATAATAGGTGGTTCAGTATCGTTTACTGTAACGTTAAAGGAACACGTAGAAGTATTTCCAGCTGCATCTGTAGCTGTACAGGTAACAGTCGTCGTGCCGACAGGAAAGAAAGAACCTGAAGCTGGTGTGCATATAGCTGTTACCCCTGGACAGTTATCAGAAGCCGTAGGTGGTGGGTAATTGACAATGGCTCCGCATTGTCCTGGATCATTTGCTTGAATAACATTAGCTGGACAAGTAATAGTAGGTGGTTCAGTATCGTTTACTGTGACGGTAAAGGAACACGTAGAAGTATTTCCAGCTGCATCTGTAGCCGTACAGGTAACAGTTGTCGTGCCCACAGGAAAGAAAGAACCTGAAGCTGGTGTGCATATAGCTGTTACCCCTGGACAGTTATCAGAAGCCGTAGGTGGTGGGTAATTGACAACGGCTCCGCATTGTCCTGGATCATTTGCTTGAATAACATTAGCCGGACAAGTAATAGTAGGTGGTTCAGTATCGTTTACTGTGACGGTAAAGGAACACGTAGAAGTATTTCCAGCTGCATCTGTAGCCGTACAGGTAACAGTTGTCGTGCCCACAGGAAAGAAAGAACCTGATGGCGGTGTACACTCAGTCGTTACAACATTACAGATGTTTATCGTAGGATCCGAATAATTGACGATCGCTCCACATTGACCAGGAGTATTTGAGACCGTTATGTCGTCTGGACATTGAAAGCATGTATCTAATAATAAATCATAGTTAACTCCATCGAACTCCCAAATTAAAAATTGGTTATTTGTATCAAGAAACCCTGTTGGCCCTACCACTGTTTGCTGAGGATCAAAATTAGTCGGGGGAGCATAGCGAAATACACTCGAAGGTCCGCCATTCCCACTCGCAACTCCAACCAAGCCATCCACACTATCTAAATTGCAATAGGCAAAGCCAATTAATCCCGTGTCAAATAAAACAACTTGAAAAGTATTGGTGCCTGTATTAGGGAATTCAGGTACGTTATTCCATGTAACAATAAATCGGTCCGGTAATTGTTTTACAAATACTGCACCTCCTGTTGAGGGATTAAAATCATCCCAAATTGGTGCAATCCTCGGGTTATTACCATTGATAAATTCAGGAAAAGATTCGGTGAAGTCTGGATCTCCTGAGTTAAACGTTAAATTTCCATTAGAGTTTACAAAAACACTGCCATAGTTTATTCCGTAAAATGTAAAAGTAAAACCTCCAGTAAACCCCACCAGTTCAAAGTCATCATCTGATAAAGATAATGCTGTCCCAAAGTCGGGGCCTTGGTCAAACAAACAGCCCATTTTATTCACCTCTCC contains:
- a CDS encoding ABC transporter permease; the encoded protein is MKNKTGVLLERLMRNIMRSPDTIITVAITPIMMMLLFVYVFGGAINTGTDNYVNYLLPGILLMAIASGVAYTSVRLFTDVKSGLMARFITMPIKRSSVLWAHVLTSLVSNALTIVVVILVALLMGFRSSADILDWLAVAGILGLFTLALTWLAVIPGLTARSMEGATGYSYPLIFLPFISSAFVPTETMPKIVRAFAENQPVTSIVNTIRALLYNGSVGNDIWIALAWCVGIMVIAYFFASKEFKRKLG
- a CDS encoding PadR family transcriptional regulator → MENLTEMLKGSLEGCVLEIISRHETYGYEITRRLNELGFTEVVEGTVYTILVRLEKKKLVNIEKKPSDMGPPRKFYSLNEAGRKELELFWKRWDFVSSKINVLKSN
- a CDS encoding ABC transporter ATP-binding protein, encoding MKNEAISVKGLKKSFKDKEVLKGVDFEVHRGEIFALLGSNGAGKTTTVNILSTLMKADNGEVSIYGFDVQRQSADVRQSISLTGQFAALDGMLTGKENLIMIAKLRGVSNPYQVADNLLARFSLTDAANRRADQYSGGMKRRLDIAMSLIGAPAVIFLDEPTTGLDPEARIEVWNTVKELAGGGTTILLTTQYLEEAEQLADRIAILHGGKIIKTGTLTELKEMFPPAKVEYIEKQPTLEEIFLSIIGKKEES
- a CDS encoding DUF1048 domain-containing protein, with protein sequence MIEIFKKMIGDKKEYKMMMARVEDLPKDYQFVFKKIQNYMWNFSSGNGMDMLHMQYELIELFEAGAAEGRQVLEITGDDVASFADELVANARTYMAKYREDLNQSIMERLGKNKFNQ
- a CDS encoding MerR family transcriptional regulator, giving the protein MSYTISQVSDQTGLSIHTLRYYEKEGITPIIKRNESGRRIYEAKDIEWLKYICCFRATGMTIADLKEFVALVMRGDETIDQRISMLKKQNENINSKINQLMSYQAMIDHKINWYSKDIGHSKVCPREGSIENRMNSE
- a CDS encoding VOC family protein, producing the protein MKINHLNLTVTDVPATQIFLETYFGLTCKSSKGKGFAVMLDNDDFVLTLMKGNEVHYPKSFHIGFSQKNEEEVNKINQRLKEGGFNVEPPKQLHRYTFYVESPEGFLIEVFY